A genomic segment from Spinacia oleracea cultivar Varoflay chromosome 3, BTI_SOV_V1, whole genome shotgun sequence encodes:
- the LOC110805194 gene encoding WAT1-related protein At5g64700: MAISKPFLVVFLIQTLYTGMFLLSKAAFNVGMNNFIFTFYRQAIATIFLAPVAIFLERKNIPPLSFKTFWQIFAMSFFGITLSLDLYGIGLTYTSATLGAATTNCLPVITFFLAVLVRLEVWKIKTAPGIAKLIGIVICLGGAMTLALYKGPSIKLFSHLHLLVRHPAAQQPQTQTHSGPTWIKGVFILLTGNTFWALWLVMQAKIMKGYPSKLLFTALSCLLSSIQSFVLAIIVERRPSQWILGWNIRLLAVAYCGIVVTGLAYYLQAYVIEKKGPLFLALWTPLGLMLTMFCSILLLGEIITLGSVLGGILLVGGLYSFLWAKSKEQMIIPSSCSPIVEADKGFVEFKIKEGTKNSPSIV; encoded by the exons ATGGCAATTAGTAAACCATTTCTTGTTGTGTTTCTCATACAAACCCTATACACTGGTATGTTCTTGCTCTCTAAGGCAGCGTTCAACGTCGGCATGAACAATTTCATCTTCACCTTCTATAGACAGGCAATCGCCACCATCTTTTTAGCCCCCGTAGCCATCTTTCTCGAGAG GAAAAATATACCCCCGCTCTCATTCAAGACATTTTGGCAAATATTCGCGATGTCTTTTTTCGG GATAACCTTGAGTTTGGATTTGTATGGCATCGGCTTGACATATACCTCAGCAACCCTTGGTGCTGCTACGACCAATTGTCTTCCTGTAATTACTTTCTTCCTTGCTGTTCTTGTGAG ATTAGAGGTATGGAAAATAAAGACTGCCCCTGGGATAGCAAAACTAATAGGCATAGTGATATGCTTGGGAGGTGCCATGACTCTTGCACTTTACAAGGGTCCTTCCATCAAACTGTTTAGCCATCTTCACTTGCTGGTTCGTCACCCAGCAGCCCAACAACCTCAGACTCAAACCCATTCCGGACCCACTTGGATTAAGGGTGTCTTTATCTTGCTCACTGGTAACACTTTTTGGGCTCTCTGGCTTGTTATGCAG GCAAAGATAATGAAGGGATACCCATCAAAGCTTTTGTTCACAGCACTAAGTTGCTTGTTGAGTTCAATTCAGTCATTTGTCCTAGCTATTATCGTGGAACGACGTCCTTCTCAGTGGATCCTTGGTTGGAATATCCGTCTTCTAGCCGTTGCTTACTGT GGAATAGTAGTGACAGGATTGGCTTACTATTTACAAGCATATGTGATTGAGAAGAAGGGACCTCTCTTCCTAGCATTGTGGACTCCTTTGGGGCTTATGCTTACCATGTTTTGTTCTATACTTCTCTTAGGAGAGATCATCACTTTGGGCAG TGTTTTAGGTGGAATTTTGCTAGTTGGAGGACTTTACAGTTTTTTGTGGGCAAAGAGCAAAGAGCAAATGATAATTCCATCAAGCTGTTCACCCATTGTTGAAGCAGATAAAGGATTCGTTGAGTTTAAAATAAAGGAAGGAACCAAGAACTCACCCTCCATTGTTTAA